Proteins co-encoded in one Candidatus Manganitrophaceae bacterium genomic window:
- the mscL gene encoding large conductance mechanosensitive channel protein MscL, translating into MFKEFKEFAMRGNVLDMAVGIILGAAFGRIVNSFVNDIMMPPVGLLLGKVDFSNLFFNLSEKPVASLAEAKAAGAATVNYGLFLNSVIDFLIVAFVIFLLIRQINAMKRRSETVAAPAPSTKDCPYCLLAVPLKASRCPHCTSELKAAV; encoded by the coding sequence ATGTTTAAGGAATTTAAAGAATTCGCCATGCGCGGAAACGTGCTCGACATGGCGGTGGGGATTATCCTCGGCGCCGCCTTCGGCCGGATCGTCAACTCCTTCGTAAATGACATTATGATGCCCCCGGTCGGACTGCTCCTCGGCAAGGTCGATTTTTCCAACCTTTTTTTTAACCTCTCCGAAAAGCCGGTTGCCTCATTGGCCGAGGCGAAGGCGGCCGGTGCCGCGACCGTGAATTACGGCCTCTTCCTCAACAGCGTCATTGATTTTCTGATCGTTGCCTTTGTGATCTTTCTGCTGATTCGGCAGATCAACGCGATGAAGCGACGGTCAGAGACGGTGGCCGCGCCCGCGCCGAGCACCAAAGACTGCCCTTACTGTCTTCTCGCCGTTCCGCTTAAGGCAAGCCGGTGTCCCCACTGCACCTCCGAACTGAAAGCGGCGGTCTGA
- a CDS encoding polymer-forming cytoskeletal protein has protein sequence MRVEGEEEIQQRGAGVMLPLMMIMILVMGLLQATAAMAEPASRDDASKRIITLDRDQVINEDYFAWGDVVEILGTVHGDLYAAGREIRVAGTVDGDLLAAGGKIDLAGRVGQDARLMGGEVRVRGEVGKNLTLAGGQIDLTEAAVVHGNVTSAAGNVTVSGKIDRNLKAMAGDVRLTPTAVVVGDMTYRSRDPAKIEPGAKIEGMVMQRTPSPMSDFSPGRIVGMMAGLFFFFKIISLVSTLIMGLLLIFLLPGFSRAVVSTLKEHPMASLGWGLIWLIVTPVVLLTLLVTVVGIPLALILFPLYLISLYLARIVILLWAGTALLERMGKRGDPGWGLLIGLFVYAFVTLIPGPGGLITFFVILFGLGAVLLTLRAKYSTA, from the coding sequence ATGAGGGTCGAAGGAGAAGAAGAAATTCAACAGAGAGGGGCAGGGGTGATGCTGCCTCTCATGATGATTATGATCTTGGTGATGGGTTTGCTGCAGGCGACTGCTGCGATGGCCGAGCCGGCGTCGCGGGACGACGCTTCCAAGCGAATCATCACCCTTGATCGCGACCAGGTGATTAACGAAGACTATTTTGCCTGGGGGGATGTCGTCGAGATCTTGGGAACGGTCCATGGCGATCTCTATGCGGCGGGCAGGGAGATCCGGGTGGCCGGCACGGTCGACGGGGATCTTCTCGCGGCCGGTGGGAAAATTGATCTCGCCGGGAGGGTCGGACAGGATGCTCGGTTAATGGGAGGAGAGGTCCGCGTAAGGGGGGAGGTCGGGAAAAACCTGACGCTCGCCGGCGGTCAAATTGATTTGACCGAGGCCGCGGTCGTCCATGGGAATGTGACCTCTGCTGCGGGAAATGTAACGGTCTCCGGCAAGATCGATCGGAACTTAAAAGCGATGGCGGGGGATGTCCGGCTGACGCCGACCGCCGTCGTCGTCGGCGACATGACCTACCGGAGCCGAGATCCGGCGAAGATCGAGCCGGGGGCGAAAATCGAAGGGATGGTGATGCAGCGAACGCCGTCTCCGATGTCCGATTTTTCCCCGGGCCGAATCGTCGGGATGATGGCGGGTCTCTTCTTCTTTTTTAAGATCATCAGTCTTGTGTCGACCTTGATCATGGGGCTGCTGTTGATTTTTCTCCTTCCGGGATTCAGCCGCGCCGTTGTCTCAACGCTCAAGGAGCATCCGATGGCCTCATTGGGCTGGGGACTGATCTGGCTGATCGTCACCCCGGTCGTCCTCTTGACCCTTCTGGTCACGGTCGTCGGGATTCCGCTCGCACTCATTCTATTCCCCCTCTATTTAATCAGCCTCTATTTGGCTCGGATTGTCATCCTCCTCTGGGCCGGCACCGCCCTCCTGGAACGGATGGGGAAGAGAGGAGATCCGGGATGGGGATTGCTGATCGGGCTTTTTGTCTATGCGTTTGTGACGCTGATTCCGGGCCCCGGCGGCTTGATAACCTTCTTCGTCATCCTCTTCGGCCTCGGCGCCGTCCTCCTCACCTTGAGGGCAAAATACAGCACGGCGTGA
- a CDS encoding VCBS repeat-containing protein — MQFSASVDGTLNKGVIWQITGPGSISPTTGLYRAPLNITGTTTIQAVSQEDPSRFGNAAVTTTAFSKLPGEVVPAGSTLMVIGGYSVPGGQVIDLNDDGVPDLITATPSGNLVTIFLGIGNGLFQKQAQVSINQPVAISVGDFLNTADFTADVAIAGRNESEIKLIRGQKGRAQDPFTSTAIPLPLSDPASNPLSGKIPSALTVGRFHGDVNTRNSDLVVGTEDGSVILFLQDRQSGNFTPQAPVALGGKLIQMVSADFNGDNLTDLAVLREGANDVLVLLGNGAGAFSAPLSVTFPSPPTSIAIGQFNQDQIADLAATHPSTSQISISLGKGDGTFQPTQFTPVESAPTSISSGDFNLNKQGKQADLAVSLPASNKVLLLFGDGAGNFIGNLGYNTDAPPIALVPGFFTSQATRGIQSIGFAYINGSQNRFYLLSNTTS, encoded by the coding sequence GTGCAATTCTCTGCCAGCGTAGACGGAACGTTAAACAAGGGGGTGATCTGGCAGATCACCGGCCCGGGGAGCATCAGCCCGACCACCGGCCTTTACCGGGCCCCGCTGAACATCACGGGGACCACGACCATTCAGGCGGTGAGCCAAGAAGATCCGTCGAGATTTGGAAATGCGGCTGTGACGACGACCGCCTTCTCAAAATTGCCGGGAGAGGTCGTTCCGGCCGGTTCCACGTTGATGGTGATCGGAGGATATTCGGTTCCGGGCGGCCAGGTCATCGACCTAAACGATGATGGCGTTCCGGATCTCATCACGGCGACCCCTTCCGGCAATCTTGTGACGATTTTCCTTGGGATCGGCAATGGTCTTTTCCAGAAGCAGGCGCAGGTTTCGATCAATCAGCCGGTGGCCATCAGCGTCGGCGATTTTCTCAACACGGCCGACTTTACCGCCGATGTTGCAATTGCCGGAAGAAATGAGTCCGAAATTAAACTGATTCGTGGACAAAAGGGGCGTGCGCAAGATCCTTTCACGAGCACGGCGATCCCGCTTCCGCTCTCGGATCCCGCTTCAAATCCTCTTTCAGGAAAAATCCCCTCGGCGCTGACCGTCGGACGCTTTCACGGCGACGTGAACACCCGCAATTCCGACCTCGTTGTCGGGACCGAAGACGGATCGGTGATCCTCTTTCTTCAAGACCGCCAATCGGGGAATTTCACTCCCCAGGCTCCCGTCGCGCTGGGAGGAAAATTGATTCAGATGGTCTCGGCCGATTTCAATGGGGACAATCTGACCGATCTCGCCGTGCTGCGCGAAGGAGCAAACGATGTGCTGGTCTTGCTGGGGAATGGCGCCGGCGCATTTTCAGCCCCCCTCTCGGTTACGTTCCCTTCGCCCCCCACGTCTATTGCGATCGGCCAATTCAATCAAGATCAAATAGCCGATCTGGCTGCGACCCATCCTTCCACCAGTCAAATCTCAATATCCCTCGGAAAGGGAGACGGCACCTTTCAGCCGACGCAATTCACGCCGGTAGAATCGGCGCCGACGTCGATCAGTTCGGGTGATTTTAATCTGAACAAGCAAGGGAAGCAGGCCGATCTCGCCGTCTCGCTTCCGGCCTCGAACAAAGTCCTCCTGTTATTCGGCGATGGGGCCGGAAATTTTATCGGCAACCTCGGTTACAATACAGACGCGCCGCCGATCGCGCTGGTTCCCGGCTTCTTCACCTCCCAAGCCACGCGGGGCATCCAAAGCATCGGCTTTGCCTACATCAACGGTTCTCAAAATCGGTTTTATCTCCTGAGCAACACCACTTCCTAA
- a CDS encoding MATE family efflux transporter: MRRAVRKQILALALPVVASSLLERAVTTADIFLVGGLGASAIAAVGLSQLVIVLLMSVIAGLSVGTTVIVAQLTGADNKQRASEAAFSALWVGIGLSVLLAAAGLLLRRQGSLLGAEPAVAGLVDAYLFYIFLFLPFSVGVDLLSAIMHGRADTRTPMIGIIGVNLLHLGIAYTLIYGKFGFTAMGVQGAAIAVGISEIFGSVYLLVRAFQKGFLRRTPFRPDLIRQVVRVGLPFCFDRIIQQLAQISYARAVLVYGTVTYAAHQVGLAIEAFSFMAGSGFAVAAVTSVGQSIGALQYQRAKMENWEANRLAVLVMASMGILFFFFPYLLLRLFTEDAEVIRLGTLFLKVVALIQIPLAITMVLSGSLRGAGDTRFLLAVTFIGAWLIRVPLALYFSFVRPAGILYVWGVMVVDWFTRMTLTLLRYRSEKWQEIRVVEQEKR; the protein is encoded by the coding sequence ATGAGAAGAGCGGTTCGAAAGCAGATCCTGGCGCTGGCCCTTCCGGTGGTGGCGAGCAGCCTTCTGGAACGGGCGGTGACCACGGCCGATATCTTTCTGGTCGGCGGGCTGGGGGCCTCGGCCATTGCGGCGGTCGGCCTCTCCCAATTGGTCATTGTCCTCTTGATGAGTGTGATCGCCGGATTGTCGGTTGGGACGACGGTCATCGTCGCCCAGTTGACCGGCGCAGACAACAAACAGCGCGCTTCGGAAGCGGCGTTCAGCGCCCTCTGGGTCGGCATTGGGTTAAGCGTGCTTCTTGCCGCCGCAGGTCTTCTCCTTCGCCGGCAGGGCTCCCTCCTCGGCGCGGAGCCGGCGGTGGCCGGCTTGGTCGACGCCTATCTTTTTTATATCTTTCTTTTCCTGCCGTTCAGCGTCGGCGTCGACCTTCTCTCGGCGATCATGCATGGGCGAGCCGACACACGGACCCCGATGATCGGCATTATCGGCGTCAATCTGCTCCACCTGGGGATCGCTTATACCCTTATCTATGGAAAATTCGGCTTCACGGCGATGGGAGTGCAGGGGGCGGCGATTGCGGTCGGCATCTCGGAGATCTTCGGTTCCGTCTACCTCTTGGTCCGCGCTTTTCAAAAAGGGTTTCTTCGCCGAACCCCGTTTCGGCCCGACCTGATCCGGCAGGTGGTTCGGGTCGGTCTCCCCTTTTGCTTCGATCGGATCATCCAACAGCTGGCGCAGATCTCTTATGCCCGCGCGGTGCTCGTCTATGGCACCGTCACCTATGCGGCGCATCAGGTGGGGCTTGCGATTGAGGCGTTCTCATTCATGGCCGGAAGCGGCTTTGCCGTGGCCGCCGTCACTTCAGTGGGACAGAGCATCGGCGCGCTGCAATATCAGCGAGCGAAGATGGAGAATTGGGAAGCAAATCGCTTGGCGGTGTTGGTCATGGCGTCGATGGGAATTCTCTTTTTCTTTTTCCCCTATCTCTTGCTCCGGTTGTTCACCGAGGATGCGGAGGTGATCCGCTTGGGAACCCTCTTCCTGAAAGTGGTGGCGCTCATTCAGATTCCCTTGGCCATTACGATGGTCCTCTCCGGATCGCTCAGAGGGGCGGGAGACACCCGCTTTCTTCTGGCGGTCACCTTCATCGGGGCGTGGTTGATCCGGGTTCCTCTCGCCCTTTATTTTTCATTCGTCCGGCCGGCCGGGATCCTCTATGTCTGGGGGGTGATGGTCGTCGACTGGTTTACGCGGATGACATTGACTCTGCTCCGCTACCGCTCGGAAAAATGGCAGGAGATCCGGGTCGTCGAACAGGAAAAGCGATGA
- a CDS encoding inositol monophosphatase translates to MINLAPFREVALRAAKKAGRIHIKGHQGELQVSYKGDLNLVTNVDTLSEEAIVALINRHFPDHQILAEEGHDRTEPSPYRWIIDPLDGTTNYAHHFPFFCVSIALEIRGKIHLGVVFDPSRNELFFAERGKGAFLNDRPIHVSSAAALGKSLLVTGFAYDVRTDPVNNFNHFINFSMKAQGVRRTGSAALDLCYVASGRLDGFWELKLHPWDTAAGSLILAEAGGKLSDFSGKPFSIYDEELLASNGKIHQEMIEVIQRKR, encoded by the coding sequence ATGATCAATCTGGCACCGTTTCGAGAGGTTGCCCTTCGCGCCGCCAAAAAGGCCGGCCGCATTCACATTAAAGGGCATCAAGGAGAGCTCCAAGTCTCGTATAAAGGAGACCTGAATCTGGTGACGAACGTCGACACCCTCTCGGAGGAAGCGATCGTCGCGCTGATTAACCGCCACTTCCCCGACCACCAGATTTTGGCGGAAGAAGGACACGATCGCACCGAGCCTTCTCCCTATCGCTGGATCATCGACCCGCTTGATGGGACCACCAACTACGCCCATCATTTTCCCTTCTTTTGTGTCTCGATCGCCCTGGAGATCCGGGGGAAGATCCACCTCGGGGTGGTCTTCGACCCTTCTCGCAATGAGCTGTTTTTCGCCGAACGCGGGAAGGGGGCCTTCCTGAACGATCGGCCAATCCACGTTTCCTCCGCCGCCGCGTTGGGAAAAAGCCTTCTGGTCACCGGCTTCGCTTATGATGTCCGAACCGATCCGGTCAATAACTTTAATCACTTCATCAATTTCAGCATGAAGGCGCAAGGGGTTCGACGGACCGGCTCCGCCGCGCTCGACCTCTGTTATGTCGCCTCGGGACGCCTCGACGGCTTCTGGGAGCTCAAGCTTCACCCGTGGGATACCGCCGCGGGAAGCCTGATTTTGGCCGAAGCGGGCGGAAAACTGAGCGACTTCTCCGGAAAGCCCTTTTCGATCTACGACGAAGAGCTCTTGGCGAGCAATGGGAAGATCCATCAAGAGATGATTGAAGTGATTCAAAGAAAGAGATGA
- a CDS encoding MFS transporter — MKATAPPPVTRREQISWCLYDFANSAFTTVIVTVAYSVYFTEVVAKEGGATLWGRGIAFSMLLVALLSPILGALADYSGKKKRFLFFFTVVCILFTALLYFVREGEWFRGLLFFTIANVGYNAALTFYDAFLKELTSDERMGRLSGYGWAVGYIGGFFSLLIVAPLIRGGFDEASLPAFRFSFVVTALFFLLFSLPLFLWVRERLPPQGPPRTDSYLKIGFKRMANTFVSIRRFRELIKFFIAYLFYNDAINTVIVFSSIFARQVLQFTPSELVTYFIITQVSAAAGAFLFAPLTDRLGPKRTISITLVGWILVVIWAYQVETRLGFYGVGLSAGSILGATQSASRTLLARFAPLQKSAEFFGFFSLTGKISASIGPLFYGEIVRWTGSQRWATLSLTLFFLIGLILLQMVNEQKGIRSAADWQSGPE; from the coding sequence ATGAAGGCAACCGCCCCGCCGCCGGTCACCCGGCGAGAGCAGATCAGCTGGTGCCTTTACGATTTTGCGAACTCGGCTTTCACGACGGTGATCGTCACCGTCGCTTACAGCGTCTACTTCACGGAGGTGGTCGCTAAGGAGGGGGGCGCCACCCTCTGGGGAAGGGGGATCGCTTTCTCGATGCTCCTGGTGGCCCTTCTCTCGCCGATCTTAGGGGCCCTGGCCGACTACTCGGGGAAGAAAAAGCGCTTTCTCTTCTTCTTTACCGTCGTCTGCATCTTGTTTACCGCGCTCCTTTATTTTGTCCGCGAGGGGGAGTGGTTTCGCGGCCTTCTCTTCTTCACGATTGCAAATGTCGGCTACAATGCCGCCCTCACTTTTTATGACGCATTTTTAAAAGAATTGACCTCCGATGAGCGGATGGGCCGGCTCTCGGGGTATGGCTGGGCGGTCGGTTATATCGGCGGCTTCTTCTCGCTCCTGATCGTCGCGCCGCTCATCCGGGGGGGGTTCGACGAGGCGTCGCTCCCCGCTTTCCGCTTTTCATTTGTCGTGACCGCCCTCTTTTTTCTTCTTTTCTCCCTCCCCCTTTTTCTCTGGGTTCGGGAACGGCTCCCGCCGCAGGGGCCGCCCCGAACCGATTCTTATCTAAAGATCGGCTTTAAAAGAATGGCAAACACCTTTGTCAGCATCCGGCGCTTTCGAGAGCTGATCAAGTTCTTCATCGCCTATCTCTTTTACAACGATGCCATCAATACGGTGATTGTTTTTTCATCGATCTTCGCCCGCCAAGTTCTTCAGTTCACCCCTTCCGAACTGGTGACCTATTTCATCATTACGCAGGTCAGCGCCGCCGCCGGCGCTTTCCTCTTCGCTCCGCTGACCGACCGGCTCGGCCCGAAACGGACGATCTCCATTACCCTGGTCGGCTGGATCCTCGTTGTGATCTGGGCTTATCAAGTCGAGACCCGCCTCGGTTTCTACGGCGTCGGACTTTCGGCAGGGAGCATTCTCGGGGCAACACAGTCGGCGAGCCGAACCCTCCTCGCTCGATTCGCGCCCCTCCAAAAGAGCGCCGAGTTTTTCGGTTTTTTTTCACTGACCGGAAAGATTTCAGCCTCGATCGGCCCGCTCTTCTACGGTGAAATCGTCCGATGGACCGGCAGTCAGCGCTGGGCAACCCTCTCCCTCACCCTCTTCTTTTTGATCGGTCTGATCCTCCTCCAAATGGTGAATGAACAGAAAGGGATCCGCTCCGCCGCCGATTGGCAATCCGGCCCAGAGTGA